The Thermodesulfovibrionales bacterium genome contains the following window.
AGAAATACACATTTTTGCAATAAATCTGTCTTAATAAGTTTGCTCATGTAGGCATATTCTTCGTTCTGATAAATACCATTATATATCGTTATATTCCTTCATCTCCTTCCGTTTGCCTCATTTGAGTATCCTGATGGAGCTGTTTTATACATGGCTCGTACCCTGTAGTAATAAACCTGTCCTTTCTCAACTGTTGTGTCTTCATACCTCAGTACTCCCTTGCCCCTGTCTGCTATTTTTGTATATCCGGTTGAAGATGTAGCTGACCTTTCTATCTCATAGCCTGTTACACAACCAGGGTCCTGTGGTGATGCCTTCCAGCTCAGCATTAGCCCCCTTTCTGTGGCTGTTACCTTTAATGCTTCAGGTGCATCAGGTACATCTGCTGCTGTATCTGGCTCATCTACCCATGTCCATTTTAAAATCTTATAATGTGTCTTTGTCCTTGCCCACGCATAGACATCTCCATTCGGCGCTACGAGCGGCTCTCCATACTCAATTATCGGTCTCGGCTTACATGTTGGCATATCGCTCATCTCAGGTGGCATGGGCTCATATTGCGAGCGCGGCATGTTCAGAACAGATACCTTCTTACTGCACCTGCTGTACTTGTGGACCTTATAGGAAATAATCTCTTCATCGCCTACTGTTTCTGTAAAGGTCTCTATTTGATAAAGATTCTGGTTAATATCGCGATAGTACTTGACAATCGGCTGATCAGCTATAATCTGATAGACCATATCAGGATATTTAACGATGGATTTATAATGTCCATTAATACGCACTGAACTCACCCACCCCAACTCCAGCGGCCTCTCTGTGCTGGTCTTGATGAGCTGACCGGTGGGGGAGTAGAGGTAAAATTTCTTTTCATCACTTTTATAAACAACAATTGTATTGTCAGCTAGCACAGTTATCTCATCGACATATTTTGCAACGCCTGTGAATTGATTAACTAAATTGCCGTTATAATCATAAATCTGATACCTATCGCCGCGTTTAATCAATATTTTTGAACTGCTGAAAATTTCAAAGCCCAAAGGCCAGCCCGTAATCCCCAGTGGTAATCCAACAGGCCCGATGCTTTTAATCAATGAGCCCGTTGAAGAAAATAGCAGCAGCCTTACATTCCCACTATCAGCTATCAGTACGTTGCCATTCTGATCTACGTTGAAAATGTTTGGGAAAGAGTCCTCAGTATCCCCATATCTAATCGCAACTTGGTCTATTTGACTTCCCCATCCTAAACTGACGACATCAGTCGGCCCTTCCCACGCGGCTTCTGCCCCATATATAAAAATGCCTATCATAAACATCGTTAGAAAAGCTCTTTTCATCAATCCCATAATTTTATCCTCCCAAAGCCAGTTGGATTCGCAAGGCTTATTCTTCCATCAGGGAGACGAACTCGATTCGGTGTAATCAAAACCTTTCTCGTAAATTCATCAGCTACTCTGTCGCCGTCTATATCAGCATTAGTTTCCCCATACGCATGCACAATCTCATAGGTGCAGGTGTTTTGCTGGTTTGGTGTGCCTGCTCCAGTGGTGGTGCAGGTGGGCTTGTCAGAGTGCACTGTGGATATGTGTGTTCTGCCATAGTGGATAACATCGCCTTTATGTATGAGCTTTGTGCCTGCATCAGACCGCGGCCAGTAGTAGAGCAGTTCTCTGTTTTGTGTGTTGAAAAATCTCTGCACATTGGTGTTCATCAAGGCGCTGGTGCCAGCATTGGTATTATGAATGTCTGATAATCTGGTGCAATCATCAGATATACAAACCCTGCCAATTGTTACGCCTGGGATGGCTGCGTCTTCGCTTCCAGCCAGCATCTGGTCAATTGCATAGTTGCCAGGCTCGTCTGCATAGCGCAGTGCATGCAATGTGAGGCCTATGCAGTCTATGCCTGCCCAGTGGCCATGATAGTAGTGGTGATTTGCGCTTCTGTCTGTGTTGTTGTACCAGTTAAAGTACTCATCCTCTATAAGCCCTGGCCATTTCAGCCTTCCACCGCCAATATTGCCGTGGGGGAATGCTTCCTCAAGATTACCTTCCACATCACCTACATTACCTCGGTAGCCGCGATATGTTGCGTTGTCTGCGAATGCGGCCATGCTCGGGGCGCCATGTCTTGATACTGTGTCATTGAACTGCCGGATGGTCTGTCGGCCGCCGTAACTATAAGACACGGATTCTCTCTGCTCTTGCCCGGTTCTTGCTATCCACCGATCTGCTGTATTTGCTGGATCAGCATGCTGTCTGTAGCTTTCTGCAAGGCGTATCATGTAATTATTGAACCTCTCCACAACATTCTTATAAAGCTCATACAGGCCTGTGTCGTTTCGGGTGTTGCCGGTGGTACCGTTTATCAGGGCGTCGGCATTGGCTGTTG
Protein-coding sequences here:
- a CDS encoding fibronectin type III domain-containing protein, producing MIKRGDRYQIYDYNGNLVNQFTGVAKYVDEITVLADNTIVVYKSDEKKFYLYSPTGQLIKTSTERPLELGWVSSVRINGHYKSIVKYPDMVYQIIADQPIVKYYRDINQNLYQIETFTETVGDEEIISYKVHKYSRCSKKVSVLNMPRSQYEPMPPEMSDMPTCKPRPIIEYGEPLVAPNGDVYAWARTKTHYKILKWTWVDEPDTAADVPDAPEALKVTATERGLMLSWKASPQDPGCVTGYEIERSATSSTGYTKIADRGKGVLRYEDTTVEKGQVYYYRVRAMYKTAPSGYSNEANGRR